The following are encoded in a window of Algiphilus aromaticivorans DG1253 genomic DNA:
- a CDS encoding CobW family GTP-binding protein yields the protein MNEALKDIPVTLVTGLLGAGKTTLIDHLLEQRPAGQRWAVLVNEFSKTGVDGARLAREGVYVRELAGGCMGCTAAVALGVELNRLLREARPHRLLVEPTGLGHPMELLEQFRGENYREVLAPRATICLVDARRLAEPKFRDSPLWHQQWQSADVLLGSKADLWSPDDQAAFDALCASRPFLACGTAPASGGRFDPAWLDAPAGRERESDSDHAHHHHHDHDGQLQVHDLVFAADAIFDAEALPGVLRELGCERIKGSLQTAEGAMRIDATGNEVNIAPEQGAVANRLQVITHAQAEKQDLEARILAVAGRT from the coding sequence ATGAACGAAGCGCTGAAGGATATCCCCGTCACTTTGGTGACCGGGCTGCTGGGGGCCGGCAAGACCACCCTCATTGATCATCTGCTGGAGCAGCGGCCCGCCGGGCAACGCTGGGCGGTGCTGGTGAATGAGTTCAGCAAGACCGGCGTCGACGGCGCGCGGTTGGCGCGGGAGGGCGTCTATGTACGCGAGCTGGCCGGCGGCTGCATGGGCTGCACGGCCGCCGTGGCGCTGGGCGTGGAGCTCAACCGGCTGCTGCGCGAGGCACGGCCGCATCGCCTGCTGGTCGAGCCCACCGGGCTGGGGCACCCAATGGAGCTGCTGGAGCAGTTCCGGGGCGAGAACTATCGCGAAGTGCTGGCGCCGCGGGCCACGATCTGCCTCGTGGATGCCCGGCGCCTGGCCGAGCCGAAGTTCCGCGATTCGCCGCTGTGGCATCAGCAATGGCAGAGCGCCGACGTGCTGCTCGGCAGCAAGGCGGACCTGTGGTCACCGGACGATCAGGCGGCCTTCGACGCGTTGTGCGCGTCGCGCCCCTTTCTGGCGTGCGGCACGGCGCCGGCTTCCGGCGGCCGCTTCGATCCGGCGTGGCTCGACGCACCGGCGGGCAGAGAGCGAGAGAGCGATAGCGATCACGCTCATCATCACCATCATGATCACGACGGGCAGCTGCAGGTCCACGACCTGGTCTTTGCGGCCGACGCCATCTTCGATGCCGAGGCCTTGCCGGGCGTGCTCCGGGAACTGGGATGCGAGCGCATCAAGGGCAGCCTACAGACGGCCGAAGGCGCGATGCGGATCGATGCCACAGGCAATGAGGTCAACATCGCGCCTGAGCAGGGCGCTGTCGCCAATCGCCTGCAGGTGATCACTCATGCCCAGGCCGAAAAGCAAGACCTGGAAGCGCGCATTCTGGCTGTGGCCGGTCGGACATAA
- a CDS encoding WS/DGAT/MGAT family O-acyltransferase, whose amino-acid sequence MTSKQLSPLDASWLYVESQDTPMHVGGLMIFELPEGAPPDFFQKMMSDFRAEQCFYPPWNRRLRSTRLKRLTHFWDDDQDIDIDFHFRLSALPWPGGERELGVLIARLHSHPLDFSRPPWECHVIEGLENNRFAIYIKMHHSLIDGVSAMRILGKAMAKDPEDVNRPPFWAISPSRRDPSKLLPTTNDAVTGLVADLKRQFRSVPELTRAASTLVRAATDRDDPLGAPFKAPVSILNKRIHGSRRFATQLYSITRLKKLANAADCTLNDIVLAICGGALRRFLKEDNQLPRRSLTAGIPVSVRPADDDEQGNAISFMIATLGTDVADPIKRLNSICGSTKRAKEHLQGLPRSSITSYTMMLMGPYIAQLLSGLGGRTRPVFNITISNVPGPQETLYFRGAKMVANYPVSLVTHGQGLNITCHGYSDTLSFGFIACRDTVPSMQRIAVYTGEALEELEKAVYDTGS is encoded by the coding sequence ATGACCAGTAAGCAGCTCAGCCCACTCGACGCATCGTGGCTCTACGTGGAGTCGCAAGACACCCCGATGCACGTCGGCGGTCTGATGATTTTCGAACTGCCGGAAGGCGCCCCACCGGACTTCTTCCAGAAGATGATGTCGGACTTCCGCGCCGAGCAATGCTTCTATCCGCCGTGGAACCGGCGCTTGCGCTCGACGCGACTCAAGCGCCTGACGCATTTCTGGGACGACGACCAGGATATCGACATCGATTTCCACTTCCGTCTGTCCGCCCTGCCCTGGCCCGGCGGCGAGCGCGAGCTGGGCGTGCTGATCGCCCGCCTGCACAGCCATCCGCTGGATTTCTCCCGGCCACCGTGGGAATGCCACGTCATCGAGGGGCTGGAGAACAACCGCTTCGCCATCTACATCAAGATGCACCACTCGCTGATCGACGGCGTCAGCGCCATGCGCATTCTCGGCAAGGCCATGGCTAAGGATCCGGAGGACGTCAACCGCCCGCCGTTCTGGGCAATCTCTCCGTCGCGGCGCGATCCCAGCAAACTGCTGCCGACCACCAACGACGCTGTCACCGGGCTGGTCGCGGATCTGAAGCGTCAGTTCCGTTCGGTACCCGAGCTGACGCGCGCCGCGAGCACGCTGGTGCGCGCCGCCACGGACCGCGACGACCCCCTCGGCGCCCCCTTCAAGGCGCCGGTGTCGATTCTCAACAAGCGCATCCACGGCTCGCGGCGATTTGCCACCCAGCTCTACTCGATCACCCGGCTCAAGAAGCTCGCCAATGCGGCGGACTGCACGCTCAACGACATCGTGCTCGCCATCTGCGGCGGTGCGCTCCGCCGCTTCCTGAAGGAGGACAATCAGCTGCCGCGACGCTCACTGACAGCTGGAATCCCAGTGTCCGTCCGACCGGCCGACGACGACGAGCAGGGCAATGCCATCAGCTTCATGATCGCAACGCTCGGCACCGATGTCGCCGACCCGATCAAGCGCCTGAACAGCATCTGCGGCTCCACCAAGCGCGCGAAAGAGCACCTCCAAGGCCTGCCACGCAGCTCCATCACCAGCTACACGATGATGCTGATGGGGCCCTACATCGCGCAGCTCCTCAGCGGCCTCGGCGGACGCACGCGCCCGGTCTTCAACATCACCATCTCGAATGTTCCGGGGCCGCAGGAAACGCTGTACTTCCGCGGCGCGAAGATGGTGGCGAACTACCCGGTCTCACTGGTCACGCACGGCCAGGGGCTGAACATCACCTGCCACGGCTACTCGGATACCCTGAGCTTCGGCTTCATCGCCTGCCGCGACACCGTGCCGAGCATGCAGCGCATCGCCGTCTACACCGGCGAAGCGCTGGAAGAGCTGGAGAAAGCGGTCTACGACACAGGCAGTTAG
- a CDS encoding alpha/beta fold hydrolase: MHPHRNPKLSSSQPLSTPRGHFAWRSRGPETGRPVVLLHGWPESSYCWQPLAPYLPEDWRLIAPDLRGLGDSERTPERAAYTKDALAQDIWSILDELGVEQCELIGHDWGGIVAQEMALARPEAVSHLALANIFVINNVATNQRLAAGGMSRHQWYQYFLMTPLPEALVPGREREWLNVFLRDRRGELLPADAVDEYVRCHAIAGTPGSAANLYRALADDASRWARLTEHRFEMPATLIYGQHDKVITPAYYEGLHDCFGQIERIDLDAGHFVQEEQPEAFAEALLRRLS; encoded by the coding sequence ATGCACCCACACCGCAACCCCAAGCTGTCTTCGAGCCAACCACTCAGCACGCCGCGCGGGCACTTCGCCTGGCGCAGCCGCGGCCCGGAGACGGGCCGGCCCGTCGTGCTGCTGCACGGCTGGCCGGAATCCTCCTACTGCTGGCAGCCGCTGGCGCCATACCTGCCCGAGGACTGGCGCCTCATCGCGCCGGACCTGCGCGGCCTGGGCGACAGCGAGCGCACGCCCGAGCGCGCCGCCTATACCAAGGACGCGCTGGCCCAAGACATCTGGTCGATCCTCGACGAACTGGGCGTAGAGCAATGTGAACTGATCGGCCACGACTGGGGCGGCATCGTCGCGCAGGAGATGGCGCTGGCGCGACCGGAGGCTGTCTCACACCTGGCGCTGGCCAACATCTTCGTCATCAACAACGTCGCCACCAACCAGCGGCTGGCGGCCGGCGGCATGAGCCGCCACCAGTGGTACCAGTACTTCCTGATGACGCCGCTGCCCGAAGCCCTGGTGCCGGGCCGCGAGCGCGAGTGGCTGAACGTCTTTCTGCGCGATCGCCGCGGTGAGCTGCTACCGGCAGACGCCGTCGACGAATACGTCCGCTGCCACGCCATCGCCGGCACCCCTGGCAGCGCCGCCAACCTCTACCGTGCCCTGGCCGACGACGCCAGCCGCTGGGCGAGACTGACCGAGCACCGCTTCGAAATGCCCGCAACGCTGATTTACGGGCAGCACGACAAGGTCATCACCCCTGCCTACTACGAGGGCCTCCACGATTGCTTTGGGCAGATCGAACGCATCGACCTGGATGCCGGCCACTTCGTGCAGGAGGAGCAACCGGAAGCCTTCGCCGAGGCCCTGTTGCGTCGGCTGAGTTGA